In one window of Comamonas testosteroni DNA:
- the pssA gene encoding CDP-diacylglycerol--serine O-phosphatidyltransferase, with translation MQNSNDSADLSGMPRKPRKGIYVLPNLFTLAALFGGFYAIVMAMNNKFELAAVGVFCAMVLDSLDGRVARMTHTQSAFGEQMDSLSDMVSFGAAPALIAYEWALRPLGRWGWIAAFVYCACAALRLARFNVNTAVVDKRYFQGMPSPAAAALVAGFIWLTSALMVSHRDVPIFGDVISFFGGYPTDRADLSWIMFAITLFAGLTMVTNIPYYSFKDIGGAKSMPFVSLVVVALLMAVVSIEPATMLFLVFVGYSISGYVIYAWRRAKGEQVSIVATSKDEPDERGLHDD, from the coding sequence ATGCAAAACAGCAATGATTCTGCCGATCTGAGTGGAATGCCGCGCAAACCGCGCAAAGGCATTTATGTGCTGCCCAATCTGTTCACGCTGGCAGCACTGTTTGGCGGTTTCTACGCCATCGTCATGGCGATGAACAACAAGTTCGAACTGGCGGCCGTGGGCGTTTTCTGCGCCATGGTGCTCGACAGTCTCGACGGTCGCGTGGCGCGAATGACGCATACGCAAAGCGCGTTTGGCGAGCAGATGGATTCGCTCTCCGACATGGTGTCCTTTGGCGCCGCGCCTGCGCTGATTGCTTATGAGTGGGCCTTGCGTCCCCTGGGGCGCTGGGGCTGGATTGCCGCCTTTGTGTATTGCGCCTGCGCGGCACTGCGCCTGGCCCGCTTCAACGTGAATACGGCCGTGGTGGACAAGCGCTATTTCCAGGGTATGCCTTCTCCTGCGGCAGCGGCCCTGGTGGCGGGCTTTATCTGGCTGACCAGTGCCCTGATGGTTTCCCACCGCGATGTGCCCATCTTCGGCGATGTGATTTCCTTTTTCGGCGGCTACCCCACGGATCGGGCCGATCTGTCCTGGATCATGTTCGCCATCACGCTGTTTGCAGGCCTGACCATGGTCACCAATATTCCCTACTACAGCTTCAAGGACATCGGCGGCGCCAAGAGCATGCCGTTCGTCTCGCTGGTGGTGGTGGCCCTGCTGATGGCCGTGGTGAGCATCGAGCCCGCCACCATGCTGTTCCTGGTGTTTGTCGGTTACTCGATCTCGGGATATGTGATCTATGCCTGGCGCCGCGCCAAGGGCGAGCAGGTCAGCATCGTGGCGACCTCCAAGGACGAGCCCGATGAGCGTGGTCTGCACGACGATTGA
- the ilvC gene encoding ketol-acid reductoisomerase, translated as MKVFYDKDCDLSLIKGKTVAIIGYGSQGHAHAQNLNDSGVKVVVGLRKGGSSWDKVGKAGLTVMEVNDAVKAADVVMILLPDENIPEVYKNNVEPNIKSGATLAFAHGFNVHYNQVVPRADLDVIMVAPKGPGHTVRSEYLKGGGVPSLIAIYQDQSGKARDVALSYASANGGGKGGIIETNFKEETETDLFGEQAVLCGGAVELVKMGFETLTEAGYAPEMAYFECLHELKLIVDLMYEGGIANMNYSISNNAEYGEYVTGPEVINEESRKAMRNALKRIQSGEYAKMFISEGRLNYPSMTARRRQNADHAIEQVGGQLRSMMPWISKNKLVDQTRN; from the coding sequence ATGAAAGTTTTCTACGACAAGGACTGTGACCTGAGCCTGATCAAGGGCAAGACTGTTGCCATCATCGGCTACGGCAGCCAAGGCCACGCACATGCTCAAAACCTGAACGACAGCGGCGTGAAGGTGGTGGTCGGTCTGCGCAAGGGCGGCTCTTCCTGGGACAAGGTCGGCAAGGCCGGCCTGACCGTGATGGAAGTCAACGACGCGGTCAAGGCTGCCGACGTGGTCATGATCCTGCTGCCCGACGAGAACATCCCCGAGGTGTACAAGAACAACGTCGAGCCCAACATCAAGTCCGGCGCTACCCTGGCTTTCGCTCACGGCTTCAACGTGCACTACAACCAGGTTGTGCCCCGCGCCGATCTGGACGTGATCATGGTCGCTCCCAAGGGCCCCGGTCACACCGTGCGCTCCGAATACCTCAAGGGCGGCGGCGTGCCTTCCCTGATCGCCATCTATCAGGACCAGTCCGGCAAGGCCCGTGACGTGGCCCTGTCCTACGCTTCCGCCAATGGCGGCGGCAAGGGCGGCATCATCGAAACCAACTTCAAGGAAGAAACCGAAACCGACCTGTTCGGCGAGCAGGCCGTGCTGTGCGGCGGTGCAGTGGAGCTGGTGAAGATGGGCTTCGAGACTCTGACTGAAGCTGGCTACGCTCCCGAAATGGCTTATTTCGAGTGCCTGCACGAGCTCAAGCTGATCGTTGACCTGATGTACGAAGGCGGCATTGCCAACATGAACTACTCCATCTCCAACAACGCGGAGTATGGCGAGTACGTGACCGGCCCCGAAGTCATCAACGAAGAATCCCGCAAGGCCATGCGCAACGCCCTCAAGCGCATCCAGAGCGGTGAGTACGCCAAGATGTTCATCAGCGAAGGCCGTCTGAACTATCCTTCCATGACTGCCCGTCGTCGCCAGAACGCCGATCACGCCATCGAGCAAGTGGGCGGCCAGCTGCGCTCCATGATGCCCTGGATCTCCAAGAACAAGCTGGTCGACCAGACCCGCAACTGA
- the ilvN gene encoding acetolactate synthase small subunit — translation MKHIIAVLLENEPGALSRVVGLFSARGYNIESLTVAPTEDPSLSRMTILTTGSDDVIEQITKHLNRLIEVVKVVDLTEGAYTERELMMVKVRAVGKEREEMKRMADIFRGRIIDVTEKSYTVELTGDQSKNDAFLQAIDRTAILETVRTGASGIGRGERILRV, via the coding sequence ATGAAACACATTATTGCCGTGCTGCTCGAGAACGAGCCTGGAGCACTGTCGCGCGTCGTGGGCCTGTTTTCTGCTCGTGGCTACAACATTGAATCCCTGACAGTTGCACCGACCGAGGATCCCTCGCTGTCGCGCATGACCATCCTCACCACGGGTTCGGACGATGTGATTGAGCAAATCACAAAGCACCTGAACCGACTGATTGAAGTGGTTAAAGTGGTGGACCTGACCGAAGGTGCTTACACCGAACGCGAGCTGATGATGGTCAAGGTGCGTGCCGTGGGCAAGGAGCGCGAGGAAATGAAGCGCATGGCGGACATCTTCCGCGGCCGCATCATCGACGTGACCGAAAAGAGCTACACCGTGGAGCTCACCGGCGACCAGTCCAAGAACGATGCCTTCCTGCAAGCCATTGATCGCACTGCCATCCTCGAAACCGTTCGTACGGGCGCCTCGGGTATTGGCCGTGGCGAGCGTATTCTGCGTGTCTAA
- a CDS encoding acetolactate synthase 3 catalytic subunit, whose amino-acid sequence MEISKAELASAAAASSPKGAQELMGSEILIKSLQAEGVKHLWGYPGGAVLYIYDALYKQDSIQHVLVRHEQAAVHAADGFARATGEVGVALVTSGPGLTNAVTGIATAYTDSIPMVVIAGQTSTNYIGTDAFQECDTVGITRPIVKHNFLVKDVRELAETMKKAFHIARTGRPGPVVVDIPKDVSFKKALYTGYPEKVEMRSYNPVKKGHAGQIRKALQLLLTAKRPYIYTGGGVLLGNACNELRQLVDMLGYPVTHTLMGLGAYPASDKKFLGMLGMHGTIEANNAMQNCDVLLAVGARFDDRVIGNPKHFMSVERKIIHIDIDPSSISKRVKVDVPIVGDVKDVLSELIAMLRESAQRPDESALGQWWNTIEGWRSRDCLSYDKSNTEVIKPQYVVDTLWNMTKDANAYITSDVGQHQMWAAQYYRFDEPRRWINSGGLGTMGVGLPYAMGIKLAKPDSEVFCITGEGSIQMNIQELATCKQYNTPVVICALNNRFLGMVRQWQEIEYSGRYSSSYMDSLPDFVKLAEAFGHRGLLIEKPADVEAALREARRIVREESKTVFLDFRTDPTENVFPMVQAGRGITEMLLGADDL is encoded by the coding sequence ATGGAAATCTCCAAAGCCGAGCTGGCCTCTGCAGCCGCCGCATCCTCCCCCAAGGGCGCCCAGGAATTGATGGGCTCCGAAATCCTCATCAAGTCTCTTCAGGCTGAAGGTGTCAAGCACCTGTGGGGTTACCCAGGCGGGGCAGTTCTCTATATTTACGACGCGCTCTACAAGCAGGACAGCATTCAGCATGTGCTGGTGCGCCACGAGCAGGCGGCTGTGCATGCTGCCGACGGTTTTGCGCGTGCCACCGGTGAAGTGGGCGTGGCGCTGGTGACTTCCGGCCCCGGTCTGACCAATGCGGTGACAGGCATTGCCACCGCCTATACCGACTCCATCCCCATGGTGGTCATTGCGGGTCAGACTTCGACCAATTACATCGGTACCGACGCATTTCAAGAGTGCGACACCGTGGGCATCACTCGTCCCATCGTCAAGCACAACTTCCTGGTCAAGGATGTGCGTGAGCTGGCCGAGACCATGAAAAAGGCTTTCCACATCGCCCGCACCGGCCGCCCCGGCCCTGTGGTGGTGGATATTCCCAAGGACGTGTCCTTCAAGAAGGCGCTGTACACGGGCTATCCTGAAAAAGTGGAAATGCGCTCGTACAACCCCGTCAAAAAGGGTCATGCGGGCCAGATTCGCAAGGCTCTGCAGCTGCTGTTGACGGCCAAGCGCCCTTATATCTATACCGGCGGCGGCGTGTTGCTGGGCAATGCCTGCAACGAACTGCGCCAGCTGGTGGACATGCTGGGCTACCCCGTCACTCACACCCTGATGGGTCTGGGAGCCTATCCCGCCAGCGACAAGAAGTTCCTGGGCATGCTGGGCATGCACGGCACCATCGAAGCCAACAATGCCATGCAGAACTGCGATGTGCTGCTGGCTGTGGGCGCCCGCTTTGACGACCGCGTGATCGGCAATCCCAAGCACTTCATGTCGGTGGAGCGCAAGATCATCCATATCGACATCGATCCTTCCTCCATCTCCAAGCGCGTGAAGGTGGATGTGCCCATCGTGGGCGACGTCAAGGATGTGCTGAGCGAGCTGATCGCCATGCTGCGCGAGTCGGCCCAGCGTCCCGATGAGTCAGCTCTGGGTCAGTGGTGGAACACCATCGAAGGCTGGCGCAGCCGCGACTGCCTGAGCTACGACAAGTCCAACACCGAAGTCATCAAGCCCCAGTACGTGGTCGACACGCTGTGGAACATGACCAAGGATGCGAACGCCTACATCACCTCTGATGTGGGTCAGCACCAGATGTGGGCGGCGCAATATTACCGCTTTGATGAACCCCGTCGCTGGATCAACTCCGGCGGTCTGGGCACCATGGGCGTGGGTCTGCCTTACGCCATGGGCATCAAGCTTGCCAAGCCCGACTCCGAAGTCTTCTGCATCACGGGCGAAGGCTCGATCCAGATGAACATCCAGGAGCTGGCCACCTGCAAGCAGTACAACACCCCGGTGGTCATCTGCGCGCTGAACAACCGTTTCCTGGGCATGGTGCGCCAATGGCAGGAAATTGAATACTCGGGTCGCTACTCGAGCAGCTATATGGATTCGCTGCCCGACTTCGTGAAGCTGGCGGAGGCCTTCGGCCACCGCGGCCTGCTGATCGAAAAGCCCGCCGATGTCGAGGCTGCGCTGCGCGAGGCACGCCGCATCGTGCGCGAAGAAAGCAAGACGGTCTTCCTGGACTTCCGCACCGACCCGACCGAGAACGTGTTCCCCATGGTGCAAGCCGGCCGTGGCATCACGGAAATGCTGCTGGGTGCCGACGACCTGTGA
- a CDS encoding RNA polymerase sigma factor yields the protein MATEQELSAFLKDVEKRAFKRSVFHVRDEEAALDIVQDSMLKLAQHYGDKPANELPMLFQRILSNSTLDWFRRQKTQKAVFTHFSDLESSVDGDSDFDWLETYATHSDASTANNAESLTERKQTLQSIEKEIQELPARQREAFLMRYWEEMDVAETAAAMGCSEGSVKTHCFRAIQTLSKALKAKGIEL from the coding sequence TTGGCCACAGAACAAGAACTGTCTGCATTCCTCAAAGACGTTGAAAAGCGCGCCTTCAAACGCAGCGTTTTCCATGTCCGCGACGAGGAGGCCGCCCTGGATATCGTACAGGACAGCATGCTCAAGCTGGCCCAGCACTATGGGGACAAGCCCGCCAACGAGCTGCCCATGCTGTTCCAGCGCATTCTGTCGAACAGCACCCTGGACTGGTTTCGCCGCCAAAAGACCCAGAAAGCCGTTTTCACTCACTTCAGCGACCTGGAGTCTTCCGTGGACGGGGACAGCGACTTCGACTGGCTGGAAACCTATGCAACCCATAGCGACGCATCCACCGCCAACAACGCCGAGAGCCTGACCGAACGCAAGCAGACGCTGCAAAGCATAGAAAAAGAGATACAGGAGCTGCCTGCGCGTCAACGCGAGGCCTTTCTCATGCGTTATTGGGAAGAGATGGATGTCGCGGAGACCGCTGCCGCCATGGGTTGCTCAGAAGGCAGTGTCAAAACCCATTGCTTTCGCGCCATCCAAACATTGAGCAAGGCACTCAAGGCCAAAGGAATCGAGTTATGA
- a CDS encoding DUF3619 family protein, which translates to MKSVPTLRQEQAVDRIARQITARLSEGEALLPYEVTERLRASREQAVSIRRREASVLRIQTSAATSAQGGTLTLGNPDEGKGWWRTLVSAIPVFALIAGLVIYNSDTEQSMLSEVTEVDTALLTDDLPPAAYSDPGFIQYLKTSAATPSEH; encoded by the coding sequence ATGAAATCCGTGCCCACCCTCCGGCAAGAACAGGCCGTCGACCGTATCGCCCGTCAAATCACTGCACGACTGAGTGAGGGTGAAGCCTTGCTCCCGTATGAAGTCACCGAACGTCTGCGCGCCTCCCGTGAGCAAGCCGTATCCATACGCCGCCGCGAAGCGTCCGTACTGCGCATTCAGACCAGTGCTGCAACATCTGCCCAGGGCGGCACCCTGACACTGGGCAATCCCGACGAAGGCAAGGGCTGGTGGCGCACCTTGGTCTCGGCCATCCCCGTTTTTGCACTCATTGCGGGCCTGGTAATCTACAACTCCGACACCGAACAAAGTATGCTGAGCGAAGTCACCGAGGTCGATACCGCCTTGCTGACCGATGATCTGCCCCCTGCTGCCTACTCTGACCCTGGTTTCATCCAGTACCTCAAGACCTCGGCAGCCACTCCATCAGAACACTAA
- a CDS encoding DUF3106 domain-containing protein — translation MPTEKRSLLKPDNTAAVLAALLLVALSWTGWNVVQQVRLAPSSVPPATVAASKSMHADPSTRQRASAQASGPRWGELSSHQREILQPLEERWAMIGSVQKRRWIALADGFDKLSEREQQKLHDRMEAWSGLSAAQRNQARLNFAITNKLATDKQAQWEAYQALSDEEKRLLAARATPKVVSAAPAIKPVPSKKLARIPAATASPNTVPNLPKIPPATIHHPPPPVPATPAMVETHPIRTPSVIVETAPVDIPRATPITLPPLDAPGQDSHQ, via the coding sequence ATGCCCACTGAGAAGCGCTCCCTCCTGAAACCAGACAATACCGCCGCCGTCCTGGCGGCGCTGTTGTTGGTGGCCTTGAGCTGGACAGGATGGAATGTCGTACAGCAAGTCAGGCTGGCACCCAGCTCCGTGCCTCCCGCCACGGTAGCTGCATCCAAGTCCATGCATGCGGATCCGTCCACGCGCCAAAGAGCCTCGGCACAGGCTTCGGGCCCACGCTGGGGCGAGCTCAGCAGCCACCAGCGCGAGATTCTGCAGCCGCTGGAAGAGCGCTGGGCCATGATCGGCTCGGTACAGAAGCGCCGCTGGATTGCCCTGGCGGATGGCTTTGACAAACTCAGCGAACGCGAACAGCAAAAGCTTCATGACCGCATGGAAGCATGGTCCGGCCTGAGTGCCGCCCAGCGCAACCAGGCCCGGCTGAACTTCGCCATTACCAACAAGCTCGCAACAGACAAGCAGGCCCAGTGGGAGGCCTACCAGGCTCTGAGCGATGAAGAAAAGCGACTGTTGGCCGCCCGCGCCACCCCCAAGGTGGTAAGCGCCGCACCGGCCATCAAGCCTGTGCCTTCCAAGAAGCTGGCGCGCATTCCTGCTGCCACGGCCTCCCCCAATACGGTACCCAATCTGCCCAAGATTCCGCCCGCAACCATTCATCACCCACCACCGCCCGTGCCCGCAACACCGGCCATGGTGGAGACGCACCCAATCCGTACGCCCTCGGTGATTGTGGAGACGGCTCCCGTGGACATTCCTCGCGCCACCCCGATCACCCTGCCTCCGCTGGATGCGCCAGGTCAAGACTCGCACCAATGA
- a CDS encoding RDD family protein: MACWLYEGMLLFGVVFIAGYLFGTLSQTRNALDNRHLLQAFMLVVLGIYFVWFWSKGQTLAMKTWHIRVVDTQGRPLTQTRALLRYAASWMWWLPPLALLYPLGLPPLEVLVLLLGWILIWALLSRFHPRKQFWHDAWAGTQLVHQAPTPKHIR, translated from the coding sequence ATGGCTTGCTGGCTTTATGAAGGAATGCTTTTGTTTGGCGTGGTGTTCATTGCCGGCTATTTGTTCGGAACCCTGTCTCAGACGCGCAATGCACTCGACAATCGGCATCTGCTGCAGGCTTTCATGCTGGTGGTGCTGGGGATTTACTTTGTCTGGTTCTGGAGCAAGGGCCAGACGCTGGCCATGAAGACCTGGCATATCCGCGTGGTCGATACCCAAGGTCGCCCGCTGACGCAGACCCGCGCCCTGCTGCGCTACGCAGCCAGCTGGATGTGGTGGCTGCCGCCGCTGGCCCTGCTGTACCCGCTGGGCCTGCCGCCACTGGAGGTGCTGGTGCTGCTCCTGGGCTGGATTCTGATTTGGGCACTGCTGAGCCGCTTTCACCCCCGAAAGCAGTTCTGGCACGACGCCTGGGCCGGCACCCAGCTGGTGCATCAGGCCCCCACTCCAAAACACATTCGCTGA
- a CDS encoding diacylglycerol kinase — MSASSPDPVNPQKSRTGLSRVLHAGGYSLAGLKAGWHEKAFQQEAICAVVMVPLALWLGQSWEQAALLAGSVILVLIVELLNTGIEAAIDRIGPEWHELSKKAKDMGSAAVFLALCLCGAIWAAALYHRFIV; from the coding sequence ATGAGCGCCTCCTCACCCGACCCCGTCAACCCGCAAAAGAGCCGCACCGGCCTGTCCCGGGTGCTGCATGCCGGCGGCTACTCGCTGGCTGGCCTCAAGGCCGGCTGGCACGAAAAAGCATTTCAGCAAGAAGCCATCTGTGCTGTTGTCATGGTTCCTCTGGCGCTCTGGCTAGGTCAGAGCTGGGAGCAGGCAGCATTGCTGGCCGGCAGCGTCATCCTGGTTCTCATTGTGGAATTGCTCAATACCGGCATAGAGGCAGCCATAGACCGTATCGGCCCGGAATGGCACGAGCTGTCAAAGAAAGCCAAGGACATGGGCAGCGCCGCTGTATTTCTGGCCCTGTGCCTGTGCGGCGCCATCTGGGCTGCCGCTCTTTATCACCGTTTCATCGTATGA
- a CDS encoding TIGR00730 family Rossman fold protein codes for MTQPAFSICVYCGSRPGTNPQFTEVAKAVGQWIGSRGGQLVYGGGRSGLMGVVAEATQQAGGRVVGIIPQALVDKELANQACDELHIVKNMHERKAMMAERSDAFVALPGGIGTFEELFEVWTWRQLGYHDKPVGILNVDGYYDAMLQFLQSCVGNGFMGEWQMGLVENSSDTSALLQNLVQNAGSQLDTPPLRSVI; via the coding sequence ATGACCCAACCCGCTTTTTCCATTTGCGTGTACTGCGGCTCACGCCCCGGCACCAACCCTCAATTCACCGAAGTCGCCAAGGCCGTGGGCCAATGGATAGGCTCGCGCGGCGGCCAGCTGGTCTATGGCGGCGGACGCAGCGGCCTGATGGGCGTGGTGGCCGAAGCCACGCAACAAGCTGGCGGCCGCGTCGTCGGCATCATCCCTCAGGCGCTGGTCGACAAGGAACTGGCCAACCAGGCCTGCGACGAGCTGCACATCGTCAAGAACATGCACGAGCGCAAGGCCATGATGGCCGAGCGCAGCGACGCCTTCGTGGCCTTGCCCGGCGGCATCGGCACGTTTGAAGAGCTGTTCGAAGTCTGGACCTGGCGCCAGCTGGGCTACCACGACAAGCCCGTCGGCATTCTCAATGTGGATGGCTATTACGACGCCATGCTGCAGTTTCTTCAGTCCTGCGTGGGCAACGGCTTCATGGGCGAGTGGCAGATGGGCCTGGTCGAAAACAGCAGCGACACCTCGGCCCTGCTGCAAAATCTCGTCCAGAATGCAGGCAGCCAGCTGGATACACCGCCTCTGCGCTCGGTGATCTGA
- a CDS encoding P-II family nitrogen regulator, which yields MKMITAVIKPFKLEEVREALAECGVNGLTVTEVKGFGRQKGHTELYRGAEYVVDFLPKVKIEVVVRDEDVDRCVDAVVNVARTGKIGDGKIFITPVERVVRIRTGELDDTAV from the coding sequence ATGAAAATGATTACCGCCGTCATCAAGCCCTTCAAGCTCGAGGAAGTGCGCGAGGCCCTGGCAGAGTGTGGGGTGAATGGTCTGACCGTGACCGAAGTCAAGGGTTTTGGTCGCCAGAAAGGCCATACCGAGCTCTATCGTGGCGCCGAGTATGTGGTCGATTTCCTGCCCAAGGTGAAGATCGAAGTCGTGGTGCGAGATGAAGATGTGGACCGCTGCGTGGATGCCGTCGTCAACGTCGCGCGCACCGGCAAGATTGGAGACGGCAAGATCTTCATCACCCCCGTGGAGCGAGTGGTGCGCATCCGCACGGGCGAGCTGGACGACACTGCTGTCTGA
- a CDS encoding NAD+ synthase, with the protein MTLSICCAQRNFVVGDLSGNVQKIIAAAAEAYANGARLLLTPELALCGYAAEDLYLRPAFLEACDAALQQLQQASVQWPGLALVIGHPQRDEQGEKLFNAASVLRDGQQIARYFKQLLPNFGVFDEQRYFAAGQESCVFELDGIQIGLLICEDAWHAGPARAAVAAGAQLLAVINASPFHSGKSSEREAVIAQRAMENAAPLVYAHLVGGQDEVVFDGCSFAVDASGQVAARAAAFEEELPMVAAHLVDGCVTLTGAVNPQLNHHHALWSALVLSVRDYVGKNRFPGALIGLSGGMDSALVLAIAVDALGADKVRTVMMPSPYTADISWLDAREMSERVGVQHEEIDIAPQFEAFKAALAGTFAGRAEDTTEENLQARIRGTLLMAMSNKFGSIVLTTGNKSEMSTGYCTLYGDMAGGFAVIKDVFKTEVFALARWRNANDPFGTGLDPIPDRIITRPPSAELRPDQKDQDSLPDYEVLDAIVSRYMENNESISSIVAEGFAPADVERVTRLIQINEYKRRQAPVGPRLTMRSFGKDWRYPITNKFRA; encoded by the coding sequence ATGACGCTTTCCATTTGCTGTGCCCAACGCAATTTTGTTGTGGGAGACCTCTCTGGCAATGTCCAGAAAATCATCGCCGCTGCTGCTGAAGCTTATGCCAACGGTGCCCGACTGCTGCTCACGCCCGAGCTTGCCCTGTGCGGCTACGCGGCCGAGGACCTGTATCTGCGTCCGGCATTTTTGGAGGCCTGCGACGCGGCCCTGCAGCAATTGCAGCAAGCCAGTGTCCAATGGCCGGGGCTGGCGCTGGTCATCGGTCACCCGCAGCGCGATGAGCAGGGTGAGAAACTGTTCAACGCTGCCAGCGTGCTGCGCGATGGTCAGCAGATTGCGCGCTACTTCAAGCAGCTGCTGCCCAATTTTGGCGTGTTCGACGAACAGCGCTACTTTGCGGCCGGTCAAGAGAGCTGTGTCTTCGAGCTCGATGGCATCCAGATCGGCCTGCTGATTTGCGAAGACGCCTGGCATGCCGGCCCTGCGCGGGCTGCCGTGGCCGCAGGCGCCCAGTTGCTGGCCGTCATCAATGCCTCGCCGTTTCATAGCGGCAAATCCTCCGAGCGCGAGGCGGTGATTGCGCAGCGCGCCATGGAAAATGCGGCTCCCCTGGTGTATGCCCATCTGGTGGGCGGTCAGGACGAAGTCGTGTTCGACGGCTGCTCGTTTGCAGTGGACGCCAGTGGTCAGGTGGCGGCTCGCGCGGCCGCTTTCGAGGAAGAGCTGCCCATGGTGGCCGCGCATCTGGTGGATGGATGCGTGACGCTGACGGGGGCAGTCAACCCCCAGCTGAACCACCACCATGCGCTTTGGTCTGCGCTGGTGCTGTCCGTGCGTGACTATGTCGGCAAGAACCGTTTTCCGGGCGCACTCATCGGCCTGTCGGGCGGCATGGACTCGGCCCTGGTGCTGGCTATCGCAGTGGATGCGCTGGGCGCGGACAAGGTGCGCACGGTCATGATGCCTTCGCCCTATACGGCCGATATCAGCTGGCTTGACGCGCGCGAAATGTCCGAGCGCGTGGGCGTACAGCACGAAGAGATCGATATCGCGCCGCAGTTCGAAGCCTTCAAGGCGGCGCTGGCAGGCACTTTTGCCGGGCGCGCCGAAGACACGACCGAGGAAAACCTGCAAGCCCGTATTCGGGGGACCTTGCTGATGGCCATGAGCAACAAGTTTGGCTCCATCGTGCTGACCACAGGCAACAAGAGCGAGATGTCCACCGGCTACTGCACGCTGTACGGCGACATGGCTGGAGGCTTTGCCGTCATCAAGGATGTGTTCAAGACCGAGGTGTTTGCGCTGGCACGCTGGCGCAATGCCAACGATCCCTTCGGCACGGGGCTCGATCCCATTCCCGATCGCATCATTACGCGTCCACCCAGTGCTGAGTTGCGCCCCGATCAGAAGGATCAGGACAGCCTGCCGGACTACGAGGTGCTGGATGCCATCGTGTCCCGTTACATGGAAAACAACGAGAGCATAAGCTCCATCGTCGCCGAGGGTTTTGCGCCGGCGGATGTGGAGCGGGTCACGCGTCTGATACAAATCAACGAGTACAAGCGTCGCCAGGCGCCGGTCGGTCCACGTCTGACAATGCGCAGCTTTGGCAAGGACTGGCGCTACCCCATCACCAACAAATTTCGCGCCTGA